A part of Streptomyces sp. NBC_01235 genomic DNA contains:
- a CDS encoding nuclear transport factor 2 family protein, which produces MAEHPHAMLVRKGYDAFTNGDLDTLSGMMTGDCTHHVPGSHPLSGDFKGRDAIMDMYGRLFSETGGTLRVDLRTVLVDGRGHAVSMHRISADRNGKHIEENGGIVFRIVGDKISDLDECIEDIDASNDFWV; this is translated from the coding sequence ATGGCTGAACACCCGCACGCAATGCTCGTCCGCAAGGGATACGACGCCTTCACGAACGGAGACCTGGACACCCTGAGTGGGATGATGACGGGGGACTGTACGCATCACGTGCCCGGTTCCCACCCGCTCTCGGGGGACTTCAAGGGCCGCGACGCGATCATGGACATGTACGGCCGTCTCTTCTCGGAGACGGGCGGGACGTTGCGCGTCGATCTGCGCACGGTACTCGTCGACGGCCGGGGGCACGCCGTCTCCATGCACCGCATCTCCGCCGACCGCAACGGCAAGCACATCGAGGAGAACGGGGGCATCGTCTTCCGGATCGTCGGCGACAAGATCAGTGACCTCGACGAGTGCATCGAGGACATCGACGCGAGCAACGACTTCTGGGTGTGA
- a CDS encoding YceI family protein, which produces MFGRWLGNRTNRMQRTSPLAAVHTPANAGVLSCRVLDPVNEPVPHAEFAVSDAMGRKVVSGGMDPFGAFMTTVPAGEYRLAVSAEGYTPYRASATVGENALSSLGDVTLQVARPPELPAPGDWELEATHSSIGFTARHIGLARIHGRFNSFAGAVRIAERVEQSAMHVVIDASSIDTNVRMRDDHLRSADFLDVERFPTLEFYSERFVHRGGSRWAVTGALSLHGVTRTVTLDTEYLGLGNGMGGEVRAACRARTELHRDDFTVSWQSMLARGIAVVGPSIRIELDVQIVPKG; this is translated from the coding sequence ATGTTCGGCCGTTGGCTGGGAAACCGTACGAACCGGATGCAGCGGACGAGTCCTCTCGCCGCGGTCCACACCCCGGCGAACGCCGGAGTGCTGAGCTGCCGGGTGCTCGATCCGGTCAACGAGCCGGTGCCACATGCGGAGTTCGCGGTGAGCGACGCGATGGGGCGCAAGGTCGTCAGCGGCGGCATGGATCCTTTCGGGGCGTTCATGACGACGGTGCCGGCGGGGGAGTACCGGCTCGCGGTGTCCGCCGAGGGGTACACGCCCTACCGGGCGAGCGCGACGGTCGGGGAGAACGCGCTGTCCTCGCTCGGTGATGTGACGCTCCAGGTCGCGCGGCCGCCGGAGTTGCCGGCGCCGGGGGACTGGGAGCTCGAGGCGACGCATTCGTCGATCGGGTTCACCGCGCGGCACATCGGACTCGCCCGGATCCACGGGCGGTTCAACTCGTTCGCGGGGGCGGTGCGGATCGCCGAGCGGGTGGAGCAGTCGGCGATGCACGTGGTGATCGACGCGTCGTCCATCGACACGAACGTCAGGATGCGGGACGACCATCTGCGGTCCGCGGACTTCCTGGACGTCGAGCGGTTTCCGACGCTGGAGTTCTACAGCGAGCGGTTCGTGCACAGGGGCGGCAGCCGGTGGGCCGTCACCGGCGCGCTGTCGCTGCACGGTGTGACGCGGACGGTCACGCTGGACACGGAGTATCTCGGGCTCGGCAACGGCATGGGCGGCGAGGTGCGGGCGGCCTGCCGGGCGCGGACCGAGCTGCACCGGGACGACTTCACCGTCAGCTGGCAGTCGATGCTGGCGCGGGGTATCGCGGTGGTCGGCCCCAGCATTCGTATCGAGCTGGACGTGCAGATCGTCCCCAAGGGCTGA
- a CDS encoding arylamine N-acetyltransferase family protein, protein MRDLHLRHLRVVPFENLSVHLGEEIVLEERRLVEKVVGARRGGFCYELNGAFGALLAGLGFEVTLLAGRVYGEEGRLGIPYDHLALLVGTVDAGEWLADVGFGAHSHYPLRWERGGEQEDPGGVFRIDEAGSDPAGVKGAGGRVAGAVREAEVGDLDVVRNGARVYRLEVRPRVLGDFAAGAWWHSTSPESHFTRSLICSRVTEDGGRITLSGHRLKVTSGDGESEERELAGDDEVLGVYWHTFGIQLERVPTVRTADRTTDRTAERNTEQTAERTVHRVADRATDRGRPSER, encoded by the coding sequence CTGCGGGATCTGCACCTTCGGCATCTGCGGGTCGTGCCCTTCGAGAATCTGTCGGTTCATCTTGGGGAGGAGATCGTGCTGGAAGAGAGGCGGCTGGTCGAGAAGGTGGTCGGGGCGCGGAGGGGAGGGTTCTGTTACGAGCTGAACGGGGCGTTCGGGGCGCTGCTCGCGGGGCTGGGGTTCGAGGTCACATTGCTGGCGGGCCGGGTGTACGGAGAGGAGGGGCGGCTCGGGATTCCGTACGACCATCTCGCGCTGTTGGTGGGGACGGTGGACGCGGGGGAGTGGCTGGCCGATGTCGGGTTCGGGGCGCACAGCCACTACCCGCTCCGCTGGGAGCGCGGGGGTGAACAGGAGGACCCCGGTGGGGTGTTCCGGATCGACGAGGCCGGGTCGGACCCGGCCGGGGTGAAGGGAGCGGGAGGCCGGGTGGCGGGGGCTGTCCGGGAGGCGGAGGTGGGGGACCTGGACGTCGTGCGGAACGGTGCACGTGTGTACCGACTGGAGGTGCGGCCCCGGGTGCTGGGTGACTTCGCGGCGGGGGCCTGGTGGCACAGCACCTCTCCGGAATCGCACTTCACGCGGTCGCTGATCTGTTCACGGGTCACGGAGGACGGAGGACGGATCACGCTCAGCGGACACCGGTTGAAGGTGACGTCCGGCGACGGTGAGAGCGAGGAGAGGGAACTGGCGGGCGACGATGAGGTGTTGGGGGTGTATTGGCATACGTTCGGGATCCAGTTGGAGCGGGTGCCGACGGTGCGGACCGCGGATCGGACTACGGATCGGACCGCGGAACGGAACACGGAACAGACCGCGGAACGGACGGTGCATCGGGTGGCAGACCGGGCGACGGACCGGGGCCGGCCATCGGAGCGGTAG
- the holA gene encoding DNA polymerase III subunit delta, whose translation MARKTANDDPLAPVTLAVGQEDLLLDRAVQEVVAAARAADADTDVRDLTSDQLQPGTLAELTSPSLFAERKVVVVRNAQDLSADTIKDVKAYLGAPAEEITLVLLHAGQAKGKALLDAARKAGAREVACPKMTKPADRLAFVRQEFRATGRSATPEACQALVDALGSDLRELASAVSQLVADVEGTIDEAVVGRYYTGRAEASSFTVADRAVEGRAAEALEALRWSLATGVAPVLITSALAQGVRAIGKLSSARGGRPADLARELGMPPWKIDRVRQQMRGWTPDGVSVALRAVAEADAGVKGGGDDPEYALEKAVVAIARAARSGGRG comes from the coding sequence ATGGCCAGGAAGACTGCGAATGACGACCCTCTCGCCCCGGTGACGCTTGCCGTGGGCCAGGAGGACCTCCTGCTCGACCGTGCCGTGCAGGAGGTGGTGGCCGCCGCCCGGGCCGCCGACGCCGACACGGACGTACGTGACCTGACCTCGGACCAGCTACAGCCCGGCACCCTCGCCGAGCTGACCAGCCCGTCGCTCTTCGCGGAGCGCAAGGTCGTGGTCGTACGCAACGCGCAGGACCTGTCCGCCGACACGATCAAGGACGTCAAGGCGTACCTCGGGGCGCCCGCTGAGGAGATCACCCTCGTGCTGCTGCACGCGGGGCAGGCCAAGGGCAAGGCGCTGCTGGACGCCGCGCGCAAGGCGGGGGCGCGCGAGGTGGCCTGCCCGAAGATGACCAAGCCGGCCGATCGGCTGGCCTTCGTGAGACAGGAGTTCCGGGCGACCGGTCGGTCCGCGACGCCCGAGGCCTGCCAGGCGCTCGTCGACGCCCTCGGCAGCGATCTGCGCGAGCTGGCGTCGGCCGTGTCCCAGCTGGTGGCCGATGTCGAGGGGACCATCGACGAGGCCGTCGTCGGCCGGTACTACACCGGGCGGGCCGAGGCATCGAGCTTCACCGTCGCCGACCGGGCGGTGGAGGGGCGCGCCGCGGAGGCGCTGGAGGCGCTGCGCTGGTCGCTGGCCACCGGGGTCGCGCCCGTGCTGATCACCAGCGCGCTCGCCCAGGGCGTACGGGCCATCGGCAAGCTGTCCTCCGCGCGCGGCGGCCGGCCGGCCGACCTCGCGCGGGAGCTGGGCATGCCGCCGTGGAAGATCGACCGGGTGCGGCAGCAGATGCGGGGGTGGACACCGGACGGGGTGTCCGTCGCGTTGCGGGCGGTGGCCGAGGCGGACGCGGGAGTGAAGGGCGGGGGTGACGATCCCGAGTACGCCCTGGAGAAAGCCGTCGTGGCGATCGCGCGTGCGGCTCGCTCCGGTGGCCGCGGGTAG
- a CDS encoding AMP-dependent synthetase/ligase, producing MSDTQTLIENRPPSVAGLFLERVAATPDAEAYRYPVPAASGEGPDDWRSLSWAQAAERVYAIAAGLIELGVQPEQRVALASSTRLEWILADLGVMCAGAATTTVYPQTNVDESAFILSDSESKVLIAEDAAQVAKAVEKRAELPALTHVVVIDPAGVDTGEDWILTLDELEKRGAARLEKEAELIKERVAAIARDQLATLIYTSGTTGRPKGVRLPHDNWSYMAKAIAATGLISGEDVQYLWLPLAHVFGKVLTSGQIEVGHVTAVDGRVDKIIEQLPIVQPTYMAAVPRIFEKVYNGVAAKARAGGGAKYKIFQWAAEVAREYAKEAQDNFRRTGTASVPFGLGAKHKVADALVYAKIREAFGGKLRACVSGSAALSPEIGYFFAGVGVHILEGYGLTESSAASFINPGEAYRTGTVGKPLPGTEVRIADDGEILLRSPGIMEGYHGLPEKTAEVLEADGWFHTGDIGELSPDGYLRITDRKKDLIKTSGGKYIAPAEVEGQFKAVCPYVSNILVHGADRNFCTALIALDEPSILDWAKENGLAGKSYADVVAAPATVELIDGYVKRLNEGLQRWQTIKKFRLLPRDLDVEHGEITPSLKLKRPVVEREYKHLIDEMYAGAREA from the coding sequence GTGAGCGACACACAGACCCTGATCGAGAACCGTCCGCCGTCCGTCGCGGGCCTCTTCCTGGAGCGCGTGGCGGCCACGCCCGACGCGGAGGCATACCGGTATCCGGTACCAGCCGCGTCCGGCGAGGGCCCCGACGACTGGAGGTCGCTGAGCTGGGCGCAGGCCGCCGAACGGGTCTACGCGATCGCGGCCGGCCTCATCGAGCTCGGCGTACAGCCGGAGCAGCGCGTCGCGCTCGCCTCCTCAACCCGGCTCGAGTGGATCCTCGCCGACCTCGGCGTCATGTGCGCCGGGGCCGCGACGACCACCGTCTATCCGCAGACCAACGTGGACGAGTCGGCGTTCATCCTCTCGGACTCCGAGAGCAAGGTCCTGATCGCCGAGGACGCGGCCCAGGTCGCCAAGGCGGTCGAAAAGCGCGCCGAGCTGCCCGCCCTCACCCATGTGGTCGTGATCGACCCGGCGGGCGTCGACACCGGGGAGGACTGGATCCTCACCCTCGACGAGCTGGAGAAGCGCGGCGCGGCCCGGCTGGAGAAGGAGGCCGAGCTGATCAAGGAGCGGGTCGCCGCGATCGCCCGGGACCAGCTCGCCACCCTCATCTACACCTCCGGCACCACCGGCCGTCCCAAGGGCGTCCGCCTCCCGCACGACAACTGGTCGTACATGGCGAAGGCGATCGCCGCGACCGGCCTGATCAGCGGCGAGGACGTGCAGTACCTGTGGCTGCCGCTGGCGCACGTCTTCGGCAAGGTCCTCACCTCCGGCCAGATCGAGGTCGGTCACGTCACCGCCGTCGACGGCCGCGTCGACAAGATCATCGAGCAGCTGCCGATCGTCCAGCCGACGTACATGGCCGCCGTGCCGCGCATCTTCGAGAAGGTCTACAACGGGGTCGCCGCCAAGGCCCGCGCGGGCGGCGGGGCCAAGTACAAGATCTTCCAGTGGGCCGCCGAGGTCGCCCGCGAGTACGCCAAGGAGGCGCAGGACAACTTCCGGCGCACCGGCACGGCCTCCGTCCCCTTCGGGCTGGGCGCGAAGCACAAGGTCGCCGACGCGCTCGTCTACGCCAAGATCCGCGAGGCGTTCGGCGGGAAGCTGCGCGCGTGCGTCTCCGGGTCGGCGGCCCTCTCCCCGGAGATCGGCTACTTCTTCGCCGGCGTCGGCGTCCACATCCTGGAGGGCTACGGCCTGACGGAGTCCTCCGCCGCCTCCTTCATCAACCCCGGCGAGGCCTACCGCACCGGCACGGTCGGCAAGCCGCTGCCCGGCACGGAGGTGCGGATCGCCGACGACGGCGAGATCCTGCTGCGCAGCCCCGGCATCATGGAGGGCTACCACGGGCTGCCCGAGAAGACCGCGGAGGTCCTGGAGGCCGACGGCTGGTTCCACACCGGCGACATCGGCGAGCTCTCGCCCGACGGGTACCTGCGCATCACCGACCGCAAGAAGGACCTCATCAAGACGTCCGGCGGCAAGTACATCGCGCCCGCCGAGGTCGAGGGACAGTTCAAGGCGGTGTGCCCGTACGTCTCCAACATCCTCGTGCACGGCGCCGACCGGAACTTCTGCACCGCGCTGATCGCGCTGGACGAGCCGTCGATCCTCGACTGGGCGAAGGAGAACGGGCTGGCCGGGAAGTCGTACGCGGACGTCGTCGCCGCGCCCGCGACGGTCGAGCTCATCGACGGCTACGTCAAGCGGCTCAACGAGGGGCTCCAGCGCTGGCAGACCATCAAGAAGTTCCGGCTGCTGCCCCGGGACCTCGATGTCGAGCACGGTGAGATCACGCCGAGCCTGAAGCTGAAGCGGCCGGTCGTGGAGCGGGAGTACAAGCACCTCATCGACGAGATGTACGCCGGAGCGCGCGAGGCGTAG
- a CDS encoding ATP-binding SpoIIE family protein phosphatase, whose translation MGAIPTQRETASRAGGAPARPGGLPHSHANLAGGPLAPGAARDLVRAALTEWADLGLPGGEELGERLAQDALLVVSELVTNAVVHAGTDVELGCRLEEEPGHPGGRLAVVVEVLDHHPSRAPRDGAPEPPYETPEYGRGLRIVAGLADAWGVTYRRGTKTVWARLLPTSEPCDFAFGDLGDLGDLGDLEGDRSGHEHDPANDPENDPLDPAPGLLEALAPEPQRPGGHGDREWLNRGALSFLAEASDLLAGQLDEDLVAALTGQLLVPRLADWCAVWLEDEVSGRGEWAGGPGPRLARVWHGSENRIEELRRALEKDPPCPSCPPDGGPRSGPEPFPWPGAALGGHGAALAYRLIAGGRPLGTLVIGRAGLRAFPDEVTGLVEDLGRRVALAIGAARQYARQVTISAVLQRGLLPGAVAEIPGVRSALVHEPREQGGPSGDFYDLFPAGDGRWCFAIGDVQGKGPEAAVVIGLARPWLRLLAREGYGVADVLDRLNQLLLDDATEAADAAARAFVGPAGPGDGPQTRFLSLLYGELAPFEGGVRCTLASAGHPLPLLLGPDGAVATAAHPQTLLGVIEDVTYTSDSLELRPGDSLLCVTDGVTERRSGSRQFDDEDGLAAALAGCAGLDAELIAERIRQLVHEFGELPPEDDLALLVLQAE comes from the coding sequence ATGGGGGCCATTCCGACGCAACGGGAGACCGCCTCCCGGGCCGGCGGCGCGCCCGCGCGCCCGGGCGGGCTCCCGCACTCGCACGCGAACCTGGCCGGCGGCCCCCTCGCGCCGGGCGCCGCCCGCGACCTGGTCCGTGCCGCGCTCACGGAGTGGGCCGACCTCGGCCTGCCGGGCGGCGAGGAACTCGGCGAGCGCCTCGCGCAGGACGCGTTGCTCGTCGTCAGCGAACTCGTCACCAACGCCGTCGTGCACGCCGGGACCGACGTCGAGCTGGGATGCCGGCTGGAGGAGGAGCCCGGACACCCCGGCGGCCGCCTCGCGGTCGTCGTCGAGGTCTTGGACCACCACCCCTCCCGCGCTCCGCGCGACGGCGCCCCCGAACCGCCGTACGAGACACCGGAGTACGGCCGCGGGCTGCGTATAGTCGCCGGACTCGCCGACGCCTGGGGCGTGACGTACCGCAGGGGGACGAAGACGGTCTGGGCGCGCCTCCTGCCGACCTCCGAGCCCTGCGACTTCGCATTCGGCGACCTCGGCGACCTCGGCGACTTAGGCGACCTCGAAGGCGACCGCTCCGGCCACGAGCACGACCCCGCGAACGACCCCGAGAACGACCCCCTCGACCCCGCCCCGGGCCTCCTCGAAGCCCTCGCCCCCGAGCCTCAGCGGCCGGGCGGCCACGGGGACCGGGAGTGGCTCAACCGGGGCGCCCTCTCGTTCCTCGCCGAGGCCTCCGACCTGCTCGCCGGGCAGCTCGACGAGGATCTGGTGGCCGCGCTGACCGGCCAGTTGCTGGTGCCGCGGCTCGCCGACTGGTGCGCGGTGTGGCTGGAGGACGAGGTCAGCGGGCGCGGCGAGTGGGCCGGCGGGCCGGGGCCGCGGCTGGCCCGGGTCTGGCACGGCAGCGAGAACCGCATCGAGGAGCTGCGCCGGGCCCTGGAGAAGGATCCGCCCTGCCCGTCGTGTCCGCCGGACGGTGGTCCGCGCTCGGGACCCGAGCCGTTTCCCTGGCCCGGTGCGGCGCTCGGCGGGCACGGCGCGGCCCTGGCCTACCGGCTGATCGCGGGCGGCCGTCCGCTGGGCACCCTGGTCATCGGGCGGGCGGGGCTGAGGGCCTTCCCCGACGAGGTCACCGGGCTCGTCGAGGATCTGGGCCGCCGGGTGGCGCTCGCCATCGGCGCGGCCCGCCAGTACGCCCGTCAGGTCACCATCAGCGCCGTCCTGCAGCGTGGGCTGCTGCCCGGCGCGGTCGCGGAGATCCCCGGGGTGCGCAGCGCCCTCGTCCACGAGCCGCGCGAGCAGGGCGGGCCGAGCGGCGATTTCTACGACCTGTTCCCGGCGGGCGACGGCCGCTGGTGCTTCGCGATCGGCGACGTCCAGGGCAAGGGCCCGGAGGCGGCCGTCGTCATCGGCCTGGCCCGGCCCTGGCTGCGGCTGCTGGCCCGCGAGGGGTACGGCGTCGCCGACGTCCTGGACCGTCTCAACCAGCTCCTCCTCGACGACGCGACCGAGGCCGCCGACGCCGCCGCCCGCGCCTTCGTCGGCCCCGCCGGACCGGGCGACGGCCCGCAGACCCGCTTCCTCTCCCTCCTCTACGGCGAACTGGCCCCCTTCGAGGGCGGCGTCCGCTGCACGCTCGCCTCGGCCGGTCACCCGCTGCCGCTGCTGCTCGGGCCGGACGGCGCGGTCGCCACGGCCGCGCACCCGCAGACGCTCCTCGGGGTCATCGAGGACGTCACGTACACCAGCGACAGCCTGGAGCTGCGGCCCGGCGACAGCCTGCTGTGCGTGACCGACGGTGTGACGGAACGGCGCTCGGGCTCCCGCCAGTTCGACGACGAGGACGGTCTGGCCGCCGCGCTGGCGGGCTGCGCCGGGCTCGACGCGGAGCTGATCGCGGAGCGGATCCGGCAGCTGGTGCACGAGTTCGGGGAGCTGCCACCGGAGGACGACCTGGCGCTGCTGGTGCTTCAGGCGGAGTAG
- the lepA gene encoding translation elongation factor 4 translates to MPATPKNVPEPSRTDPAQIRNFCIIAHIDHGKSTLADRMLQLTGVVDQRQMRAQYLDRMDIERERGITIKSQAVRLPWAPTHDKSNTHILNMIDTPGHVDFTYEVSRSLAACEGTVLLVDAAQGIEAQTLANLYLAMENDLTIIPVLNKIDLPAAQPEKFAEELANLVGCDPDDVLRVSAKTGLGVDALLDKVVKEIPAPVGVADAPARAMIFDSVYDSYRGVVTYVRVIDGQLNKRERIRMMSTGATHELLEIGTNSPEMLPADGLGVGEVGYLITGVKDVRQSKVGDTITSLHKGATEALGGYKDPKPMVFSGLYPLDGSDYPELRDALDKLQLNDAALVYEPETSAALGFGFRVGFLGLLHLDVIRERLEREFGLDLIATAPNVVYRVLMEDGSEHVVTNPSEFPEGKISEVYEPVVRATILAPSEFIGSIMELCQTRRGVLLGMDYLSEDRVEIRYTLPLAEIVFDFFDQLKSKTRGYASLDYEPTGEQTSSLVKVDILLHGDKVDAFSAITHKDAAYAYGVRLVAKLRELIPRQAFEVPIQAAIGSRVIARETIRAIRKDVLAKCYGGDISRKRKLLEKQKEGKKRMKMVGSVEVPQEAFIAVLSSDDNAGSGKGKK, encoded by the coding sequence GTGCCCGCGACCCCTAAGAATGTGCCCGAGCCGAGCCGTACCGACCCGGCTCAGATCCGCAATTTCTGCATCATCGCGCACATCGACCACGGCAAGTCCACCCTCGCCGACCGGATGCTCCAGCTGACCGGCGTGGTCGACCAGCGGCAGATGCGTGCTCAGTACCTCGACCGGATGGACATCGAGCGCGAGCGCGGCATCACGATCAAGTCCCAGGCGGTGCGTCTGCCGTGGGCTCCCACCCATGACAAGAGCAACACGCACATCCTCAACATGATCGACACCCCGGGGCACGTCGACTTCACCTACGAGGTCTCGCGGTCGCTCGCGGCCTGCGAGGGGACCGTCCTCCTCGTCGACGCCGCCCAGGGCATCGAGGCCCAGACCCTCGCCAACCTCTACCTGGCGATGGAGAACGACCTCACGATCATCCCCGTGCTGAACAAGATCGACCTGCCGGCCGCGCAGCCCGAGAAGTTCGCCGAGGAGCTCGCGAACCTCGTCGGCTGCGACCCGGACGACGTGCTGCGGGTGTCCGCCAAGACGGGTCTCGGCGTCGACGCGCTGCTCGACAAGGTCGTCAAGGAGATCCCGGCGCCGGTCGGTGTCGCCGACGCCCCCGCCCGCGCGATGATCTTCGACTCGGTCTACGACTCCTACCGCGGTGTCGTGACGTACGTCCGTGTCATCGACGGGCAGCTGAACAAGCGCGAGCGGATCCGGATGATGTCCACGGGCGCGACGCACGAGCTGCTGGAGATCGGCACCAACTCGCCCGAGATGCTCCCGGCCGACGGCCTCGGCGTGGGCGAGGTGGGCTATCTCATCACCGGTGTGAAGGACGTCCGTCAGTCCAAGGTCGGTGACACCATCACCAGCCTGCACAAGGGTGCGACCGAGGCGCTCGGCGGCTACAAGGACCCGAAGCCGATGGTCTTCTCGGGCCTGTATCCGCTGGACGGCTCCGACTACCCCGAGCTGCGGGACGCCCTCGACAAGCTCCAGCTCAACGACGCCGCGCTGGTCTACGAGCCGGAGACCTCCGCCGCCCTCGGCTTCGGTTTCCGTGTCGGCTTCCTCGGCCTGCTGCACCTCGACGTGATCCGTGAGCGGCTGGAGCGCGAGTTCGGTCTCGACCTCATCGCCACCGCGCCGAACGTGGTCTACCGGGTGCTGATGGAGGACGGCAGCGAGCACGTCGTCACCAACCCGAGCGAGTTCCCCGAGGGGAAGATCTCGGAGGTGTACGAGCCGGTCGTGCGCGCCACCATCCTGGCGCCCAGCGAGTTCATCGGCTCGATCATGGAGCTGTGCCAGACCCGGCGCGGTGTCCTGCTCGGCATGGACTACCTCTCCGAGGACCGCGTCGAGATCCGCTACACGCTCCCCCTCGCCGAGATCGTCTTCGACTTCTTCGACCAGCTGAAGTCCAAGACCCGCGGCTACGCCTCGCTCGACTACGAGCCCACCGGCGAGCAGACGTCCAGCCTGGTCAAGGTCGACATCCTGCTGCACGGCGACAAGGTGGACGCCTTCTCCGCGATCACCCACAAGGACGCCGCGTACGCCTACGGTGTGCGGCTCGTCGCGAAGCTGCGCGAGCTCATCCCGCGGCAGGCCTTCGAGGTGCCGATCCAGGCGGCCATCGGCTCCCGGGTCATCGCCCGCGAGACCATCCGCGCCATCCGCAAGGACGTCCTCGCCAAGTGTTACGGCGGTGACATCTCCCGGAAGCGGAAGCTGCTGGAGAAGCAGAAGGAAGGCAAGAAGCGGATGAAGATGGTGGGTTCCGTGGAGGTTCCGCAGGAGGCCTTCATCGCCGTCCTGAGCAGCGACGACAACGCGGGCTCCGGCAAGGGCAAGAAATAG
- the rpsT gene encoding 30S ribosomal protein S20, which translates to MANIKSQIKRIKTNEKARLRNKAVKSSLKTAIRKAREAAAAGDVEKATEYQRAAARQLDKAVSKGVIHKNQAANKKSALASKVETLKG; encoded by the coding sequence GTGGCGAACATCAAGTCCCAGATCAAGCGGATCAAGACCAACGAGAAGGCTCGGCTGCGCAACAAGGCCGTCAAGTCCTCCCTGAAGACCGCGATCCGCAAGGCCCGTGAGGCTGCTGCCGCGGGTGACGTCGAGAAGGCCACCGAGTACCAGCGCGCTGCCGCGCGTCAGCTCGACAAGGCCGTCTCGAAGGGCGTCATCCACAAGAACCAGGCCGCCAACAAGAAGTCGGCGCTTGCTTCCAAGGTCGAGACCCTCAAGGGCTGA